aatttGTTTATTAACGTCTGTGTTCTTCTCTCCATGAATCGGGAGGTCAGGAGCGCTGTAGCCACACATTCACCTAGACAATATTTTGCTTTTCCTTTCAGGTCGGGGGTGGAAGGTTTGGAtgtctcctcttcttcttcttcaagTTCTGAAAGTAGCAGCGATAGCGACTCTGAATCCCCCTGTACATCGGCGTCATGTGGAAACACCGTATCGGGGCTGCACAGCTCCGAGAGCAGCTGTGATGGAGCAGCACAAGGTTTCTGCGTTACCGCACCAAGTGAACCGAGTGCGGAAGAAATGGAGACTGAGAGTTCCATACAGGGTATCACAGGCGTGGAGCAGCCAACGTGCGATGGTGGACAGACTGCTTATAATTCCGCGGCCTCCCTAGAGCCTGATAATCCTGCGGCTATCCGAGTAGTTGAGGAATCGGTGGCTGCCCCAGAGCCTGATAATCCTGCGGCTATCCGAGTAGTTGAGGAATCGGTGGCAGCCCCAGAGCCTGATAATCCTGCGACTATCCCAGCACCTGTGGAATCGACGACTACTCCAGAGCCTGAAAATCCTGCGACTACcccagcaattgaggaatcagcagTTACCCCAGAGCCGACACAATCCGCATTTACCCCTGAAACCCAGCAGAAGCCCCCACACACTGTAAGTTAATGTCGCACTGATGAATTCTCCATCCATTCttttctttctccccccccccctttttaaggTGTTTTTGTTGCTTTGTGCTGATGCTTTGCTCCCTCCGCAGGACTCTGCTTCCTTTGACCTCCTGGCGTTCACCTCTGCGGCAGAGATGGAAGCCCTGGGCCTGGACAAGCTGAAGCTGGAACTCATGGCCATGGGTCTGAAATGCGGGGGCACCCTGCAGGAACGAGCGGCCAGACTCTTCTCCGTACGCGGACTCTCCAGAGAGCAGATAGATCCAGCACTCTTCCCAAAGCCAAGCAAGGGGAAAAAGAGATAGCTTATGGAGGGGTCATTACGATAAGgactggattggggggggggggggggggggggggtcacgccCCAGAAAGATGCCGGAAGGAGGCGATACACGGACACACATATTTTCTGTATATTCTTTTTAATAAACTTTACATCCTTTTAAATTGAAGACTCTGGAAGTATTTAAACAGtgacaaaaaaaatgtaaatattagTTGACGCAATAAAAAAATgtaacttgaaatataaataaaggAAAAGGAGACCAGGCCGTTCCAGACTTTGTAGGCTGCAGATAAGTCTGATTGGCCAATAAGAAACGGTCAGCTGATTGGTGGCCAGTGAATGCCATTGCACGATGACCACACCTGACATGTAATCAGCCAGTGCTTGCAGAGACTTGGGAGTTACGCCAAGTGTGTGTGGACAGCTGCCAAGTGCAGGTTTGGAGGTTGCCAGGTGGGTGGTGACCCTGATATCTGCTAAACCTATGTCCCATTATATCGGCTAAAGAGAGCAATGTGATACTGTTTCCTAAAAGAATGATAAATTAATGAAGAAATACAAATGTTACGCTAAGTTGCTAATTGAATGGGATCGGCCAGACAAATAATAACAGCACATAAAATGCAACCGACTGATTCTGACCGTTGCAGGAGCGTTATAAGCTGTTTATTTGCTAACATCCTGCAATGGTGCAGAATACACACCTATATAATGGCCGGCGTGTTCATCATCTGCTATCAGGTGATCGGGCCGTGGATTGTATAGGTGCGTACCTAGCTCTTATCTCTTGTACGTTATTCTTGTTGAGATTGCGCTGTTTATGTACCATGTAAATCACTGCGCGGAACCTTATAAAGTGTAATAAGAATTGTAGAATAGAATTTAGTATATTGATCCAGCAGATATATGGGGTGCTCCGCCACGTCTGTCTCCATCAGAAACTGTCCAAAATCAAACCCTGAAGATCAGTCGTTCCTATAAGACCAATCAACAATGTCTTTTCCCACTTGGCGTGATGGGGAATTTTATACCTTAGCGCCGCCTGggcccatttttatttttatttcccttttATAGAAATGACTGGTAGCGTCTATGCAGCATAAACATATAAAACAATGTTTTCTGTCCACCATAACCACCGCCACTTCCTCCAGTGAATGTAACATTAAGGGCCAGATTTAGCCGTGGATTCTGTGACGCAGCTGGCCAATGTAAGTCTGCCCACGTGTCCTGTTTGTTCCCGctcagagacactgtacagaatctgACTCAAGGTCTGTGGGTTTTAGTTGCTGAGATGTTACATGGGAGCGGGTAAACTGACGCTGGCGTGATGCTGAAAGCTGGTGCAACCAAAGACTCGTATACTGAGTTGGAGAAACTGTGCCTGTCGTAGGGCTGACACAAATCTCGATGGTGGCAATGAAGAAGGCTAGTCAGattcttggctgcattgggagaggaatcagcagcagaaagaaagaagtgataatgccactgtataggtcattggtacggcctcatctagaatactgtattcagttctggaggccatatcttcaaaaggatattaatacattagaaactgtacaaaggagggcaactaaaatggtgcatggcctacatcacacaacatacccagaaagactaagaaatctcaatatgtatagtttggagcagagaagggaaaggggggacatgatagaaactttcaaatatatcaagggttttaacgaagtccaggagggaaacattctccaaatgaagagaagcaataggacacgaggacatgcactgagactggaggggggggaggttcagtggaaatttgcggaaaaattatttcacagaaagggtagtggacaagtggaatagcctcccatcagaggtggtagaggctaagacagtagagcaatttaaacatgcatgggatagacataaggatatccttacaaagaaataaggatcaaataaggttaaagataaaaataatattaaaaaaaaaaaaaaaagggggcagactagatgggccaagtggttcttatctgccgacaaattctatgtttctatgtggcaTCTAAAGACTTTCTGAGACAGAAATACCCCATCTCATGACGCTGCAAGTGGGTGTCTCTGTTTGTAGAAAATCAGCTGTGGGACAGAATAAGACTCAGATTCAGGCCTTGTGGCTACTGGTGTGTTGAGTACACAGATGGTAccatagcaggcctggccaacctgtggctctccagatgttgtgaaactacacatcccagcatgccctgccacgcttttagcattccttaatagcaaaactgtggcaaaggatgatgggacttgtagttttacaacagctggagagccacaggttggccaggcctggtacaTAGCAATCCGTCATTCCTGTGCTGTTCTCAAGATGCGATGTGGGTGTAACCAGCAGAAGAATCCCTGCTCCTGGCTCCAGCTTCTGCCTACATGCAGCACATTGCCTGGCTTAGTGATGGGGTAACTGTGGCTAGGTGCAGACATTCGTGCGACTAGATCTGTTTCCCAAGGAGCTTTGAGTCCTGCTTTTCAACAAGAAGGGAGTAGGGTACAGCTAGGTAGAGATTGGACCTAGAAGCCCAAACATCGATGTTGCACCAGTGGTGGCGTGTCAGGAATCATCAGCGTTGTTGCAGTCCGCAGACACGCAGAAAGTGGGCGTCTCGGGACTTGCACACGCTAGTACACAAGTGGACGGCTGATACCCGCATCTGCATATTATAGCTCCCGCGACTACCAACTACATACTGAACCTCAACTTTGAAGCCCCTATAGCTATGAAAGAAGGTAAAATATAATAAACTGCAAGTAAAGTGCCGTCCAGCTAGGAAGTGTTCAGTAATTTAAGAAACTAGACCTGTATAAGTTCTGTTCTTTACTGCTGTATGAAGCTGCTGTTTCCCGTTACTGTCGGCAGGTAATAACTCTGGAATCTGCCC
The Pseudophryne corroboree isolate aPseCor3 chromosome 4, aPseCor3.hap2, whole genome shotgun sequence DNA segment above includes these coding regions:
- the SDE2 gene encoding splicing regulator SDE2 translates to MAELVWVRDAAGVRLAPCQLPRGSLVRDLLPVSGSGRPRCDFYVKCNGRRVSTEEELQYGAVYSVEPRLCGGKGGFGSMLRALGAQIEKTTNREACRDLSGRRLRDVNHEKAMAEWIKKQADREAEKEQRHMERLKRKLAEPKHYFNDPEYDRQCTDMSERMEDAVIQGLQAASSRAVSADSGDSRKRRNDPGSSKGQSDKKKCLWSGVEGLDVSSSSSSSSESSSDSDSESPCTSASCGNTVSGLHSSESSCDGAAQGFCVTAPSEPSAEEMETESSIQGITGVEQPTCDGGQTAYNSAASLEPDNPAAIRVVEESVAAPEPDNPAAIRVVEESVAAPEPDNPATIPAPVESTTTPEPENPATTPAIEESAVTPEPTQSAFTPETQQKPPHTDSASFDLLAFTSAAEMEALGLDKLKLELMAMGLKCGGTLQERAARLFSVRGLSREQIDPALFPKPSKGKKR